A genome region from Fibrobacter sp. includes the following:
- a CDS encoding TIGR02147 family protein has protein sequence MDKIIDIFQFTNFRKYLDEYQAARVLTDPDFTRAGACVLLGLPKTRSYYNDIVKGKKLSSRMIPKFVDVLGLNKKEARYFETLVNLDQAKTATERNAFFEELLKQHPDSHRILNEDAYEYYNHWYNSVLFTALEVVDVSDDLEPVQKLIFPKVSVGTLKRSLELLERLGFVRKNEDGFWKSCRESVSSGAYNNSDLVRQYQLQCFELSKQALLANNENPSDMGTFTFSVSDDAFKAIAKEIQGLKARVRKIIAQDRKKATGVHQLNIHLFTNLKK, from the coding sequence ATGGATAAAATTATTGACATATTTCAGTTCACAAATTTCCGCAAGTACCTGGACGAGTACCAGGCGGCCCGCGTGTTGACAGACCCTGATTTTACAAGGGCTGGGGCATGTGTGCTGCTGGGGCTCCCCAAGACTCGCAGCTACTATAACGACATCGTCAAGGGTAAAAAACTTTCCAGTCGCATGATTCCCAAGTTTGTTGATGTGCTTGGCCTGAACAAAAAAGAGGCAAGGTATTTTGAAACTCTGGTGAATCTGGACCAGGCGAAGACCGCGACGGAACGGAACGCTTTTTTCGAGGAACTGCTGAAACAGCATCCGGATTCCCACCGCATCCTGAACGAAGACGCCTACGAATATTACAACCACTGGTATAACAGCGTGCTGTTTACGGCGTTGGAAGTCGTGGATGTTTCGGACGACCTTGAACCCGTCCAGAAACTGATTTTCCCGAAGGTTTCCGTGGGTACCCTGAAACGTTCCCTGGAATTGCTGGAACGCCTTGGTTTTGTTCGGAAGAACGAAGACGGCTTCTGGAAAAGTTGCCGTGAGTCGGTAAGCAGCGGTGCCTATAACAACAGCGATCTGGTTCGCCAGTATCAGTTGCAGTGCTTCGAACTTTCCAAGCAGGCGTTACTTGCGAATAATGAGAATCCGTCGGATATGGGAACGTTTACTTTCAGCGTTTCCGATGACGCATTCAAGGCGATAGCCAAGGAAATCCAGGGCCTGAAGGCCAGGGTGCGCAAGATTATTGCGCAGGACAGAAAAAAGGCGACTGGGGTCCACCAGTTGAACATTCATTTATTCACAAATTTGAAAAAGTAA